A stretch of Myceligenerans xiligouense DNA encodes these proteins:
- the hemL gene encoding glutamate-1-semialdehyde 2,1-aminomutase — protein sequence MSEIKTRAVHKDPNHAAFVRAQGAIPGGVSSPVRAYGSVGGDPRFLASARGPYVTDVAGREYVDLVCSWGPALLGHAHPEVVAAVQEAAARGLSFGAPTLGEVDLAEEVRRRVPAAEHVRLVSTGTEATMTAVRLARGVTGRPLIVKFAGCYHGHVDALLAEAGSGVATLAMPGSAGVTEATAAETLVLPYNDLAAVEAAFTQHGSRIAAVITEASPANMGVVPPHEGFNEGLRRITSRHGALLVLDEVLTGFRVGPSGWWGLEDAADRESGGAGYTPDLFTFGKVIGGGMPVAALGGPASLMDHLAPLGPVYQAGTLSGNPVAVAAGLTTLRLADDAVYAHVNRVAATLSEAAGEALSAAGVEHVVQRAGSLFSVFFGPLAAVSGVRDYRQAQAQESFRYTAFFHAMLDAGVALPPSVFEAWFVSAAHDDDAVNRILEALPAAAWAAAAATA from the coding sequence GTGAGCGAGATCAAGACCCGGGCGGTACACAAGGACCCGAACCATGCCGCCTTTGTGCGTGCGCAGGGTGCCATCCCCGGCGGGGTGAGTTCACCGGTGCGCGCCTACGGCAGCGTGGGCGGCGACCCGCGGTTCCTGGCGTCCGCCCGTGGCCCGTACGTGACGGACGTGGCGGGGCGCGAGTACGTGGACCTGGTCTGCTCGTGGGGTCCGGCGCTGCTCGGGCACGCGCACCCGGAGGTCGTGGCGGCCGTCCAGGAGGCCGCTGCCCGCGGGCTGTCGTTCGGGGCGCCGACACTCGGCGAGGTCGACCTCGCGGAGGAGGTCCGACGACGGGTGCCCGCCGCCGAGCACGTCCGCCTCGTGTCCACGGGGACCGAGGCGACCATGACCGCGGTGCGACTCGCGCGCGGCGTGACCGGCCGGCCCCTGATCGTGAAGTTCGCCGGGTGCTACCACGGGCACGTGGACGCGCTGCTCGCGGAGGCCGGATCGGGCGTCGCGACGCTCGCGATGCCGGGTTCGGCGGGTGTCACGGAGGCCACGGCGGCGGAGACGCTCGTGCTCCCGTACAACGACCTCGCCGCCGTCGAGGCGGCCTTCACCCAGCACGGGTCCCGGATCGCGGCGGTCATCACGGAGGCGAGCCCGGCGAACATGGGCGTGGTCCCGCCGCACGAGGGCTTCAACGAGGGCCTGCGCCGCATCACCAGCCGGCACGGCGCGCTCCTCGTCCTGGACGAGGTGCTCACCGGGTTCCGCGTGGGGCCGTCGGGCTGGTGGGGCCTGGAGGACGCCGCCGACCGCGAGTCGGGCGGGGCTGGTTACACCCCCGACCTGTTCACGTTCGGCAAGGTGATCGGCGGCGGCATGCCGGTGGCCGCACTGGGCGGCCCGGCGTCGCTCATGGACCACCTGGCGCCGCTGGGTCCCGTGTACCAGGCGGGCACGCTGTCGGGGAACCCGGTGGCGGTGGCCGCCGGCCTGACGACCCTCCGCCTCGCGGACGACGCCGTGTACGCCCACGTCAACCGGGTCGCCGCGACCCTGTCCGAGGCGGCGGGCGAGGCACTGTCCGCCGCCGGGGTCGAGCACGTGGTGCAGCGCGCCGGTTCGCTGTTCAGCGTGTTCTTCGGGCCGCTGGCCGCCGTCTCCGGGGTGCGTGACTACCGGCAGGCCCAGGCGCAGGAGTCCTTCCGCTACACGGCGTTCTTCCACGCGATGCTGGACGCGGGTGTCGCCCTGCCGCCCTCGGTCTTCGAGGCGTGGTTCGTGTCCGCGGCGCACGACGACGACGCGGTGAACCGCATCCTGGAGGCGCTTCCGGCAGCGGCCTGGGCGGCCGCCGCGGCGACGGCGTAG
- the hemE gene encoding uroporphyrinogen decarboxylase, which yields MNLATLAHSADAALPADHPLVDGRTAAAPLILALRGDRPEHLPVWFMRQAGRSLPEYREVRQGIGMLDSCLRPELASEITLQPVRRHGVDAGIFFSDIVVPLRLAGVGVDITPGVGPVMDRPYRTAEDVERLVSLSVDDDALAPIRQAVALTVAELGSTPLIGFGGAPFTLAAYLVEGRPSRDHLAARTMMHAAPETWNRLVSWTADLTGMFLRAQVEAGASAVQLFDSWAGSLSHADYTGRVAGASARALAHVAGLGVPGIHFGTGTGHLLGAMRDVLVSAGVAEHAVGVDYRTPLDEAAEALPGVPLQGNIDPALLAAPWPVLEAHVRDVVARGAEAPAHVLNLGHGVPPETDPAVLTRVVELAHSL from the coding sequence GTGAACCTCGCCACCCTCGCTCACTCCGCGGACGCCGCCCTTCCGGCCGACCATCCGCTCGTCGACGGGCGGACCGCCGCCGCTCCGCTGATCCTCGCGCTGCGAGGGGACCGGCCGGAGCACCTGCCGGTCTGGTTCATGCGTCAGGCGGGCCGTTCCCTGCCGGAGTACCGCGAGGTGCGCCAGGGGATCGGGATGCTCGATTCCTGCCTGCGGCCCGAGCTCGCGTCGGAGATCACGCTGCAGCCCGTGCGGCGGCACGGTGTGGACGCCGGGATCTTCTTCAGCGACATCGTGGTGCCGCTCCGGCTGGCGGGCGTGGGCGTGGACATCACTCCCGGCGTCGGGCCGGTGATGGACCGGCCGTACCGGACCGCCGAGGACGTCGAGCGCCTGGTGTCCCTGTCGGTGGACGACGACGCCCTCGCGCCGATCCGCCAGGCCGTGGCGCTCACGGTGGCCGAGCTGGGCTCCACGCCCCTGATCGGGTTCGGCGGGGCACCGTTCACGCTGGCCGCCTACCTGGTCGAGGGCCGCCCGTCGCGCGACCACCTCGCGGCGCGGACCATGATGCACGCCGCGCCCGAGACGTGGAACCGCCTGGTGTCGTGGACGGCGGACCTGACCGGGATGTTCCTCCGGGCACAGGTGGAGGCGGGCGCCTCGGCGGTGCAGCTCTTCGACTCGTGGGCCGGGTCGCTCTCCCACGCGGACTACACGGGGCGGGTCGCCGGGGCGTCGGCGCGGGCCCTGGCGCACGTGGCCGGCCTGGGGGTGCCCGGGATCCACTTCGGGACCGGGACCGGCCACCTGCTGGGCGCGATGCGCGACGTGCTGGTCTCCGCGGGCGTGGCGGAGCACGCGGTCGGGGTGGACTACCGGACGCCGCTGGACGAGGCCGCCGAGGCGTTGCCCGGCGTGCCGTTGCAGGGAAACATCGACCCGGCGCTGCTGGCCGCGCCCTGGCCGGTCCTGGAGGCCCACGTGCGCGACGTCGTCGCGCGGGGTGCCGAGGCCCCGGCGCACGTGCTGAACCTCGGCCACGGGGTTCCGCCGGAGACGGACCCGGCGGTGCTGACCCGCGTCGTGGAGCTGGCCCACTCGCTGTGA
- a CDS encoding protoporphyrinogen/coproporphyrinogen oxidase has translation MTVDGAASPAGTGVDAVVDAVVVGGGIGGLVAAWELSRRGARVVVLEASERPGGPVRGGAFELLPGVPIDLGAESFAVRGGVVERLAVELGLRVESPVAAGAWGFAAGKAFPLPAAGVLGIPSRPWAADVRRAVGWPGALRGSLDRVLPRRFADLDDLGALARSRMGRRITDRLVTAVAAGVHSAPLERLDVDAVAPGLRRAFAETGSLSRAVSRLRAAAPPGAAVRGVEGGVHALVDTLADRLDVRTGHRVTGIDAGRRAGPGGDWTITADTRDGSATFHADRLVVATAGVAPLLARRWSGLSGPATPAGAGAEPQPPVPERGADIWLATLLVAAPELDSAPRGTGMLVAPGAAGPGGRGRRPVRAKALTHSTAKWPWLAERVREAAGPGMHVVRLSYGRIGEPTRAPTPEEAASDASGLLGVDLTGRVRDVMTQHWDGALPPPTPAYRERVREFLDAAARVPGLTVTGGWVAGTGLAAIVAHARAAVATGAPGGR, from the coding sequence GTGACCGTGGACGGGGCGGCGTCGCCGGCGGGAACCGGCGTGGACGCCGTCGTGGATGCCGTCGTGGTCGGCGGAGGGATCGGGGGCCTGGTCGCCGCCTGGGAGCTGAGCCGGCGCGGGGCACGGGTCGTCGTGCTGGAGGCGTCGGAGCGTCCTGGCGGTCCCGTGCGCGGCGGGGCGTTCGAGTTGTTGCCCGGAGTGCCGATCGACCTGGGGGCGGAGTCCTTCGCGGTACGCGGCGGCGTCGTCGAACGGCTCGCGGTGGAGCTCGGGCTGCGGGTGGAGTCGCCGGTTGCCGCCGGGGCCTGGGGCTTCGCCGCGGGGAAGGCCTTCCCCCTGCCCGCGGCGGGCGTCCTCGGCATTCCGTCGCGGCCGTGGGCCGCGGACGTACGCCGGGCCGTCGGATGGCCGGGCGCGCTCCGGGGTTCGCTGGACCGGGTGCTGCCGCGCCGCTTCGCCGACCTCGACGACCTCGGGGCGCTGGCACGCTCACGGATGGGCCGGCGGATCACCGACCGCCTCGTCACGGCGGTCGCGGCCGGGGTCCACTCGGCACCGCTGGAGCGGCTCGACGTCGACGCCGTGGCTCCCGGGCTGCGGCGAGCCTTCGCGGAGACCGGGTCGCTGTCCCGGGCGGTGTCGAGGCTGCGGGCCGCCGCGCCGCCGGGAGCCGCCGTCCGGGGCGTCGAAGGCGGCGTGCACGCGCTGGTGGACACCTTGGCCGACCGCCTCGACGTGCGGACCGGGCACCGCGTCACCGGGATCGACGCGGGACGTCGTGCGGGGCCCGGCGGCGACTGGACGATCACCGCGGACACCCGCGACGGGTCCGCCACGTTCCACGCGGATCGTCTCGTGGTCGCCACGGCCGGCGTCGCGCCGCTGCTGGCGCGCCGGTGGTCCGGCCTGTCGGGCCCGGCGACGCCGGCGGGCGCGGGTGCGGAGCCGCAGCCGCCCGTTCCGGAGCGTGGCGCGGACATCTGGCTCGCGACCCTCCTGGTGGCCGCACCCGAGCTCGACTCCGCACCACGCGGGACCGGGATGCTGGTCGCGCCGGGTGCCGCCGGGCCCGGCGGCCGTGGTCGGCGACCGGTACGCGCGAAGGCGCTCACCCATTCGACCGCCAAGTGGCCGTGGCTCGCGGAGCGGGTGCGCGAGGCGGCCGGGCCCGGTATGCACGTGGTCCGGCTGAGCTACGGGCGGATCGGTGAACCGACGCGCGCGCCCACGCCGGAGGAGGCCGCGAGTGATGCGTCCGGCCTGCTCGGCGTGGACCTCACCGGGCGCGTCCGCGACGTCATGACCCAGCACTGGGACGGCGCGCTCCCGCCGCCCACGCCGGCGTACCGCGAACGGGTCCGCGAGTTCCTCGATGCCGCCGCGCGAGTTCCCGGGCTGACCGTCACCGGGGGCTGGGTGGCGGGCACGGGGCTGGCGGCGATCGTCGCGCACGCGCGTGCGGCTGTTGCCACCGGCGCCCCAGGAGGTCGCTGA
- a CDS encoding glutamyl-tRNA reductase has product MVLLSLTASHRELDLDALERLSMGSASVGRTVVGTCRPVVGAVVISTCNRFELYLDVDAPLDGTTVGHATRHVAELVAGESGVTTQAAVDSFTVRTGPEVTEHLFAVAAGLDSMVVGEREIAGQVKRSLAVAREQETTSKTLELLFQTASRTSKRVGTHTELGAAGRSVVSLALDLAEGEVPRWDGARAVLIGTGSYAGASVAALRARGCADIRVYSQSGRAAQFAGSHGVDAVADLVDALADADVVVSCSGARGRGPHPGTAQPHDRPAPEASLGHVLDTAAVVRARERAADRAGDEPEPRALVVLDLALHRDVDPRVADVEGVLLYDLASLKAHAPAVARDVVGHARSIVDDAARAFEETRLGREADAAVITLLDEAEARVRTEADAAVALLAAERASAGAPGPTPDDVDDITRGIRRRIHADLHPRIVEARAAARARAKAQEAAVIEGAESITRRAEAAHRPAS; this is encoded by the coding sequence GTGGTTCTCCTCTCCCTCACCGCCTCCCACCGTGAGCTCGACCTGGACGCGCTGGAACGCCTGTCCATGGGGTCCGCGTCCGTGGGCCGCACCGTCGTGGGCACGTGCCGGCCGGTCGTCGGAGCCGTGGTGATCTCCACGTGCAACCGGTTCGAGCTGTACCTCGATGTGGACGCGCCGCTCGACGGCACCACCGTCGGTCATGCCACCCGGCACGTCGCCGAACTGGTCGCGGGCGAGTCGGGCGTCACGACGCAGGCCGCGGTCGACTCCTTCACCGTGCGAACCGGACCCGAGGTGACCGAGCACCTGTTCGCGGTGGCGGCCGGTCTCGACTCGATGGTCGTGGGCGAGCGCGAGATCGCCGGCCAGGTGAAGCGGTCGCTCGCCGTCGCACGCGAACAGGAGACCACCTCCAAGACGCTCGAGCTCCTCTTCCAGACGGCGTCGCGCACGTCCAAGCGCGTCGGCACCCACACGGAACTCGGCGCCGCCGGCCGGTCCGTCGTGTCGCTCGCGCTGGATCTGGCGGAGGGTGAGGTACCGCGCTGGGACGGTGCGCGCGCGGTGCTGATCGGCACCGGTTCGTACGCGGGCGCGTCGGTCGCGGCCCTGCGGGCCCGCGGCTGCGCCGACATCCGCGTGTACTCGCAGTCCGGCCGCGCGGCGCAGTTCGCGGGGTCCCACGGCGTCGACGCCGTCGCCGACCTCGTCGACGCCCTGGCCGACGCCGACGTGGTGGTCTCGTGCAGCGGTGCGCGGGGCCGTGGTCCGCACCCGGGGACGGCGCAGCCGCACGACCGCCCCGCCCCGGAGGCCAGCCTGGGGCACGTGCTCGACACCGCCGCGGTGGTGCGCGCCCGGGAGCGGGCGGCCGATCGCGCGGGCGACGAGCCGGAGCCACGCGCCCTGGTCGTCCTCGACCTGGCGCTGCACCGGGACGTCGACCCGCGCGTGGCCGACGTGGAGGGCGTGCTGCTCTACGATCTCGCCAGCCTGAAGGCACATGCCCCGGCGGTGGCACGCGACGTCGTCGGACACGCGCGGAGCATCGTGGACGACGCCGCACGCGCGTTCGAGGAGACCCGGCTCGGCCGTGAGGCGGACGCCGCGGTGATCACGCTGCTGGACGAGGCGGAGGCACGGGTGCGCACGGAGGCGGACGCCGCCGTGGCCCTGCTCGCGGCAGAACGCGCGAGCGCCGGAGCCCCGGGGCCGACGCCGGACGACGTCGACGACATCACCCGCGGGATCCGCCGGCGTATCCACGCCGATCTCCACCCGCGGATCGTCGAGGCCCGCGCGGCGGCCCGTGCTCGCGCGAAGGCTCAGGAGGCAGCGGTGATCGAGGGCGCCGAGTCGATCACCCGCCGGGCCGAGGCCGCGCACCGGCCCGCTTCCTGA
- a CDS encoding uroporphyrinogen-III synthase: MTTTVPLETSGADRAGRARRRVLVVRAPDRAAPLLALLDESGIDAAAAPVVERTPVEDPAELDRARAALARGEYAWVAVTSVNAVEALCGAAPPRPRAPDWLVEGTRWACVGPATRRALEAHAIGVDLVPGTMTAAGLVAAFPEAGSAGTPAEAGRRVLAPLGDLAADTLPDGLRAKGWLPRVVTAYHTVARELPRDVVDRAGAAGYDAVVVASGSAARQVAEQLGPQRVVAIGEPSARAARDAGHDVLAVAAAPTDGALATAVRDVLGRPA; this comes from the coding sequence GTGACGACGACGGTTCCCCTGGAGACATCTGGCGCCGATCGGGCGGGGCGGGCCCGGCGGCGCGTCCTGGTGGTCCGGGCGCCTGACCGGGCCGCACCCCTGCTGGCCCTGCTCGACGAGTCCGGGATCGACGCCGCCGCGGCTCCGGTGGTCGAGCGGACGCCGGTGGAGGATCCCGCGGAGCTCGACCGGGCGCGCGCCGCGCTCGCCCGCGGCGAGTACGCCTGGGTCGCCGTGACCAGTGTGAACGCCGTCGAGGCCCTGTGTGGTGCGGCACCGCCACGGCCCCGTGCGCCCGACTGGCTGGTCGAGGGGACCCGGTGGGCGTGTGTCGGGCCGGCCACCCGTCGTGCGCTGGAGGCCCACGCGATCGGCGTCGACCTGGTGCCGGGCACCATGACCGCGGCCGGGCTCGTCGCGGCGTTCCCCGAGGCCGGTTCCGCCGGCACCCCGGCGGAGGCCGGGCGGCGTGTCCTGGCTCCGCTCGGTGACCTGGCCGCGGACACCCTGCCCGACGGCCTGCGGGCCAAGGGATGGTTGCCGCGGGTCGTGACCGCCTATCACACCGTCGCGCGGGAGCTGCCCCGGGACGTCGTCGACCGCGCGGGAGCCGCGGGGTACGACGCCGTCGTCGTCGCGTCCGGGTCTGCCGCACGGCAGGTCGCCGAGCAGCTCGGGCCGCAGCGGGTGGTCGCCATCGGCGAGCCGTCGGCGCGCGCCGCCCGGGACGCGGGGCACGACGTCCTCGCCGTCGCCGCGGCCCCCACCGACGGCGCGCTCGCGACCGCCGTCCGCGACGTCCTCGGACGGCCCGCATGA
- the hemC gene encoding hydroxymethylbilane synthase, translated as MTQSGTVARRIEELTGRPVELVRIKTEGDVKTGSLASLGGTGVFVTALREALLDGRCDVAVHSLKDLPTAPHPSLTYVTPEREDPRDALCARDGLTLATLPTGARVGTGSPRRAAQVRAARPDLEVVDIRGNVGTRLDRALGPDADLDAVVLATAGLKRVDRTDVISEYIPVEAMAPAPGQGALAVEVRTADVVPGVSGGAPDRGLADALADLDHPATRLAVLAERSVLARLEAGCAAPVGAYAVLSDGELRLRSVVAAVSGAGRITRTLRASLGAYAVGDRACADPDLDAIARDLGVRMAESLLDAGAGALAPLGTAVSVSTGSHPTAGPPAEGA; from the coding sequence ATGACGCAGAGCGGCACGGTCGCCCGGCGGATCGAGGAGCTGACCGGTCGTCCGGTGGAGCTCGTCCGGATCAAGACCGAGGGGGACGTGAAGACGGGTTCGCTCGCGAGCCTCGGCGGCACGGGCGTCTTCGTCACGGCGCTGCGCGAGGCGCTGCTCGACGGCCGCTGCGACGTCGCCGTGCACTCCCTGAAGGACCTGCCGACGGCGCCGCACCCCAGCCTCACGTATGTCACGCCCGAGCGCGAGGACCCGCGTGACGCGCTCTGCGCCCGCGACGGCCTGACGCTGGCGACCCTGCCGACCGGCGCACGCGTCGGCACGGGCTCGCCGCGACGCGCCGCGCAGGTCCGGGCCGCGCGCCCCGACCTCGAGGTCGTCGACATCCGCGGCAACGTGGGCACCCGGCTGGACCGTGCGCTGGGCCCCGACGCGGACCTCGATGCCGTCGTGCTCGCCACGGCGGGCCTGAAGCGCGTCGACCGGACGGACGTGATCAGCGAGTACATCCCGGTCGAGGCCATGGCGCCCGCACCGGGACAGGGTGCGCTGGCCGTGGAGGTCCGCACGGCCGACGTCGTCCCCGGCGTCTCCGGGGGCGCCCCGGACCGCGGGCTCGCGGACGCCCTGGCCGACCTCGACCACCCCGCCACACGCCTCGCCGTGCTGGCGGAGCGCTCCGTGCTCGCCCGGCTGGAGGCCGGCTGCGCCGCGCCGGTCGGCGCGTACGCCGTGCTGTCCGACGGGGAGCTGCGGCTCCGGTCCGTGGTCGCCGCCGTCAGCGGGGCGGGCCGGATCACGCGGACCCTGCGCGCGAGTCTCGGCGCGTATGCCGTCGGCGACCGCGCGTGCGCCGACCCCGACCTGGACGCGATCGCCCGGGACCTGGGCGTTCGCATGGCCGAGTCACTCCTGGACGCCGGCGCGGGCGCGCTCGCCCCTCTGGGGACGGCGGTGTCGGTCTCCACGGGCTCGCACCCCACTGCGGGCCCGCCGGCGGAGGGTGCGTGA
- the hemB gene encoding porphobilinogen synthase, giving the protein MSTTGIVYRPRRLRATPGMRRLAQETRLHPADLILPLFVKEGLLEPQPIASMPGQVQHTEESLGKAVAQAAEAGLGGVMLFGIPERRDATGTQGDAEDGILQRAIRIARQAVERADGGPAPVVMADTCLDEFTDHGHCGVVTTDGRVDNDATLDRYARMAVAQARAGAEVVSPSGMMDGQVAMIREALDEAGFEDTAILAYSAKYASAFYGPFRDAVDSQLQGDRRTYQMDPGNAREGLREADLDLAEGADFVMVKPAGSYLDVLRAVADRSDVPVAAYQVSGEYAMIEAAAANGWIDRRAAALESVTSIRRAGADLVLTYYALDIAAWLA; this is encoded by the coding sequence GTGAGCACCACCGGGATCGTGTACCGGCCGCGCCGTCTGCGCGCGACGCCGGGCATGCGCCGCCTCGCACAAGAGACCCGCCTGCACCCGGCGGACCTCATCCTGCCCCTCTTCGTGAAGGAGGGGCTGCTGGAACCGCAGCCGATCGCCTCGATGCCGGGGCAGGTGCAGCACACCGAGGAGTCGCTCGGGAAGGCGGTGGCGCAGGCGGCCGAGGCCGGGCTGGGCGGTGTCATGCTGTTCGGCATCCCGGAGCGGCGGGACGCCACGGGGACGCAGGGCGACGCCGAGGACGGGATCCTCCAGCGGGCGATCCGGATCGCGCGGCAGGCCGTGGAGAGGGCCGACGGCGGTCCGGCGCCGGTCGTCATGGCCGACACCTGCCTCGACGAGTTCACCGACCACGGCCACTGCGGCGTCGTGACGACCGACGGCCGCGTGGACAACGACGCCACGCTCGACCGCTACGCGCGCATGGCGGTGGCGCAGGCGCGCGCGGGGGCCGAGGTCGTCTCGCCGAGCGGGATGATGGACGGCCAGGTCGCGATGATCCGCGAGGCGCTGGACGAGGCCGGTTTCGAGGACACCGCGATCCTCGCCTACAGCGCGAAGTACGCGAGCGCGTTCTACGGACCGTTCCGGGACGCCGTCGACTCCCAGCTGCAGGGCGACCGCCGCACCTACCAGATGGATCCGGGCAACGCCCGGGAAGGGCTGCGCGAGGCGGACCTCGACCTCGCCGAGGGCGCGGACTTCGTCATGGTGAAGCCCGCGGGCTCGTACCTCGACGTGCTCCGCGCGGTCGCGGACCGGAGCGACGTGCCCGTGGCGGCCTACCAGGTATCGGGCGAGTACGCGATGATCGAGGCGGCCGCCGCGAACGGCTGGATCGACCGCCGCGCGGCGGCGCTGGAGTCGGTGACGAGCATCCGCCGCGCGGGCGCCGACCTGGTGCTCACCTACTACGCCCTGGACATCGCCGCCTGGCTCGCCTGA